In the genome of Cryptomeria japonica chromosome 8, Sugi_1.0, whole genome shotgun sequence, one region contains:
- the LOC131045365 gene encoding secreted RxLR effector protein 161-like — MADCKPAPTPFLSGVKLEASCSSPLVDATLYHQLVGSLIYLTHMRPDISYAVGLVSRFMQEPHELHWKAAKRILHYVQGTHSYGIHYTASMNIDLVGHIDLDWASDSQDHESTSGYCFSLGSGLISWSSKKQSAIALSSTEAEYQGAVNASIEAIWLQNILTKFGISFGKPIIIFYDNESAIQISRNLVHHQRTKHIEIHMHYI; from the coding sequence ATGGCTGACtgtaagcctgcaccaactccATTTCTatcaggagtcaaacttgaggcttcttgTTCTTCACCCTTGGTGGATGCTACCTTGTATCATCAATTAGTTGGAAGCCTCATATATTTGACTCACATGAGGCCTGATATTTCATATGCAGTGGGCCTGGTCTCTAGGTTCATGCAAGAGCCACATGagctgcattggaaagcagctaagagGATTCTTCACTATGTACAGGGTACTCACAGTTATGGGATTCATTATACAGCGAGCAtgaatattgacttggtgggacaTATAGATTTAGATTGGGCAAGTGATTCTCAGGATCACGAGTCCACTTCAGGttattgcttctctcttggttctgGTCTAATTTCTTGGTCGAGCAAGAAACAATCTGCTATTGCTCTTTCAtctactgaggctgagtatcaaggagcAGTTAATGCTTCtattgaggctatttggcttcagaacaTTCTCACTAAGTTTGGCATTTCCTTTGGAAAGCCTATAATCATCTTTTATGACAACGAGAGTGCTATTCAGATTTCTCGCAATCTGGTCCATCATcaacgaaccaagcacattgagattcacatgcactatATTTGA